In Microbulbifer sp. GL-2, the following are encoded in one genomic region:
- a CDS encoding carboxypeptidase family protein → MYITSAFDSGNIKVINTESSPVELAISQDNNSDFYQWFHFRLEGEVGTSYPLRIVNAGKSAYPEGWENYRVCASYDRQNWFRIGSNFDGNTLDFTVTLDEPSIYLAYFAPYSWERHLDLLAWAQSNDRVKMQTLGKTLDERDMTMLTIGDAESAKHRVWMIARQHPGETMAEWFVEGFLEALLDDANPLAQKLLADTVFYVVPNMNPDGSVRGHLRTNAAGANLNREWLNPAMERSPEVFLVREKMLEIGGDIFLDIHGDEALPYNFVAACEGIPGYDERHAKLEETFKQAYEMISPDFQTEQGYELDKPGEANLTIGTAWAGHQFRTLALTLEMPFKDNDNLPDPVEGWSPARSQQLARDILFPIRQTLKLLK, encoded by the coding sequence ATGTATATAACCAGTGCTTTTGACAGCGGTAATATCAAAGTTATCAACACAGAAAGCAGCCCTGTGGAGCTGGCCATAAGCCAGGATAATAATTCTGACTTCTACCAGTGGTTTCACTTCCGCCTGGAGGGAGAGGTTGGCACAAGTTACCCCCTTCGCATAGTCAATGCAGGCAAATCCGCCTATCCAGAAGGCTGGGAAAATTATCGGGTTTGCGCCTCCTACGACCGCCAGAACTGGTTCCGTATTGGGTCCAACTTCGACGGTAATACACTCGACTTTACGGTAACCCTGGACGAACCAAGCATTTACCTTGCCTATTTTGCTCCCTACTCCTGGGAACGACATTTGGATTTACTGGCCTGGGCGCAAAGCAACGATCGTGTGAAGATGCAAACCCTGGGTAAAACCCTTGATGAACGCGATATGACCATGCTCACTATTGGCGATGCCGAATCCGCCAAGCATCGCGTATGGATGATAGCCAGACAGCACCCAGGGGAAACTATGGCTGAGTGGTTTGTAGAGGGTTTCCTCGAAGCGCTGTTGGATGATGCCAACCCCCTGGCCCAGAAGTTGCTGGCAGATACCGTGTTTTACGTGGTGCCCAACATGAACCCCGACGGCAGTGTACGCGGCCATCTACGTACCAATGCGGCCGGTGCCAACCTCAATCGAGAGTGGCTCAACCCAGCTATGGAACGTAGCCCCGAGGTTTTCCTGGTCAGGGAAAAAATGCTGGAGATTGGAGGAGATATCTTCCTGGATATTCACGGTGATGAGGCGCTTCCCTACAACTTTGTAGCCGCCTGTGAGGGTATCCCCGGCTATGATGAACGTCACGCAAAGCTGGAAGAGACCTTCAAGCAAGCCTATGAGATGATCAGCCCCGACTTCCAGACCGAGCAAGGCTATGAACTGGACAAACCCGGTGAGGCTAATCTCACAATTGGTACCGCCTGGGCCGGGCATCAGTTCCGTACCCTGGCCCTGACCCTGGAAATGCCGTTCAAGGATAACGACAACCTACCCGATCCAGTAGAAGGTTGGTCTCCAGCCCGCAGCCAACAATTAGCCCGCGATATCCTATTCCCAATACGTCAAACTCTGAAGCTCCTGAAGTAA
- a CDS encoding HIT family protein codes for MASIFTQIMNGELPGHFIWRDDKAIAIMTISPIKPGHCLVIPVEEINHWDELPADLAAHLMLVAQKIAKGLKATYSPKRVGVMIAGLEVPHTHLHLIPVDELTDFDFSLQKPATSDQLAVEAEKIRAALKELGCSAADCA; via the coding sequence ATGGCAAGTATTTTTACTCAAATTATGAATGGGGAATTACCTGGTCACTTTATCTGGCGTGATGATAAAGCGATTGCGATTATGACAATTTCTCCGATCAAACCTGGACACTGTTTAGTAATTCCGGTAGAGGAGATTAATCACTGGGATGAGTTGCCAGCTGATCTCGCGGCGCACTTAATGTTGGTTGCACAAAAAATCGCCAAAGGTCTGAAGGCGACTTATTCGCCAAAACGTGTAGGCGTAATGATCGCAGGCTTGGAAGTGCCCCACACCCACTTACATTTGATTCCTGTCGATGAATTAACGGACTTTGATTTTTCCTTGCAGAAACCTGCCACGTCTGATCAGTTGGCAGTTGAAGCTGAGAAAATCCGTGCAGCGCTGAAGGAGCTGGGTTGCAGCGCAGCCGATTGTGCTTGA
- a CDS encoding YcjX family protein: MIEPRQHSPESSPDHDTKRSKRLKEKLRRWGRGAQEKSHWAAERLLDRRVCIGVTGLSGAGKSTLLTSLIYQLSHPQKAQLPGFAPALNGDLLGAELKPALDSGLPMFDYQSCLDALVSEPPRWPQSTHDVSAMELHIHLRSHRRFRGKAHKTLVVELRDYPGEWLMDLPLLRMDYREWCRHQAHIIGSDTRAGLAPELVSRLAALSPKAQAQEGEIESLWRDYRQFLVSCRKERKLSYLQPGRALLDNEEYGVVPLLDLREFGAEELAAMPDNSNYQVLRRHYEAYVERQVIPFVESHFRHLDRQLVLVDMIGTLFAGEQALDDMRLAFAHIADTFRYGESGLLSKLWRPKVNRLLFAATKVDQVLAADHDALRQLLGQQLQQTFSGARHRGLPIFSEAIAAVRCSREDQRNGRRMLVGHDLQGRYLGFENAEIFSRLPSEEEGWGHYTGAAPPQLRPPHGMESGTIPHIRVDALLNLLLGDKV, from the coding sequence GTGATTGAGCCTCGGCAGCACAGCCCGGAAAGCAGCCCTGATCATGACACTAAGCGCAGTAAGCGTCTCAAGGAAAAACTACGTCGCTGGGGGCGTGGAGCCCAGGAGAAATCCCACTGGGCTGCAGAGCGGCTTCTGGATCGTCGTGTATGTATTGGGGTGACCGGACTCAGTGGCGCCGGTAAGTCGACATTGCTTACAAGTCTGATTTATCAGTTGAGCCACCCGCAAAAGGCCCAGTTGCCGGGGTTTGCGCCGGCGCTCAACGGCGACCTGCTCGGCGCTGAATTGAAGCCGGCTCTCGATTCTGGCCTGCCGATGTTCGACTATCAGAGCTGCCTTGATGCACTGGTGTCTGAGCCACCTCGCTGGCCGCAAAGTACACACGATGTCTCGGCTATGGAATTGCATATCCACTTGCGCAGTCACCGCCGCTTTCGTGGCAAAGCCCATAAGACTCTGGTTGTGGAATTGCGTGATTATCCGGGGGAGTGGTTGATGGATCTGCCGCTATTGCGTATGGATTACCGCGAATGGTGTCGTCATCAGGCACATATTATTGGATCCGATACCAGAGCAGGCCTGGCTCCAGAGCTTGTATCACGTTTGGCGGCTCTGTCTCCCAAAGCCCAAGCCCAAGAGGGTGAAATCGAATCACTTTGGAGGGATTACCGGCAATTCCTCGTTAGCTGCCGGAAGGAGCGCAAGCTTAGCTACCTGCAACCCGGGCGCGCCCTGCTCGATAATGAGGAGTATGGGGTAGTGCCGCTACTCGACTTACGCGAGTTTGGTGCAGAGGAGCTGGCCGCGATGCCGGATAACAGTAACTATCAGGTGTTGCGCCGGCACTACGAAGCTTATGTTGAGCGCCAGGTGATACCTTTTGTGGAGAGCCACTTCCGTCACCTGGACAGGCAATTGGTTCTGGTGGACATGATTGGAACACTGTTTGCCGGTGAGCAGGCTCTGGATGATATGCGCCTGGCCTTCGCCCATATTGCCGATACTTTCCGCTATGGGGAATCCGGCTTGCTAAGCAAACTTTGGCGCCCGAAGGTCAATCGCCTACTGTTTGCTGCGACCAAAGTGGATCAGGTACTCGCTGCAGATCACGATGCTTTGCGCCAGTTACTCGGACAACAGCTTCAGCAGACTTTTAGCGGTGCGCGTCACCGTGGGCTTCCCATTTTCAGCGAGGCAATTGCTGCGGTGCGCTGTTCCCGTGAAGATCAGCGCAATGGCCGGCGTATGCTGGTTGGACACGACTTGCAAGGGCGATATCTGGGATTTGAGAATGCGGAGATATTCTCTCGACTACCGAGTGAGGAAGAAGGATGGGGCCATTATACCGGCGCGGCTCCGCCGCAGTTGCGCCCTCCCCATGGTATGGAGTCCGGCACTATTCCCCATATTCGGGTCGATGCACTATTGAATTTGCTGCTTGGAGATAAAGTGTGA
- a CDS encoding acyltransferase family protein, whose protein sequence is MQSITQRRHDIDALRVLAFGLLILYHMGMAYVAEWDWHVKSIHQSDTLQLLMLAVNQWRMPLLFLISGAATYFLFNKLGSTRYLLHRLRQLLIPLLFGMLVIVPPQAYYEALSNGVIEPGYLGFLWQYFSFQPWPADSFAGSHIGITWNHLWYLPYLLCYTVAIVPIAHFLRSRQSLLRSWISAIKFWHLLLLPLLPLTLYGLFLFPRFGGINYAVVGDWYTHAQYFTFFLIGYLLVSCQAPWQLLRRLRIFLVVATPLFFCLFLLFDRGLEDGSFPGQSFINLLIIYANRWLWLLVVLAWGHHYLNRPFTWLPYATEAVYPWYILHQTITVAAVFSLSSLPLGPVAEPLLVLAITVAGCLAIHELLIRRTPLLRLLFGLKPLKAHDIRKTGALPQET, encoded by the coding sequence ATGCAAAGCATTACACAACGCCGCCACGATATCGACGCACTGCGTGTGCTGGCCTTTGGCCTGCTAATTTTGTATCACATGGGAATGGCCTACGTGGCCGAGTGGGACTGGCATGTAAAGAGCATCCATCAGAGCGATACCCTTCAACTGCTGATGCTGGCAGTAAACCAATGGCGTATGCCCTTGCTTTTTTTAATCTCTGGCGCCGCAACTTACTTCCTATTTAACAAACTGGGAAGTACCAGATACCTGCTGCACAGGCTGAGACAACTGTTAATCCCCTTACTGTTTGGCATGCTGGTTATAGTGCCGCCGCAGGCCTATTATGAAGCCCTGAGTAATGGTGTAATAGAGCCGGGTTACCTGGGGTTCCTCTGGCAATACTTCTCGTTCCAGCCTTGGCCAGCCGACAGTTTTGCCGGCAGCCATATAGGCATCACCTGGAATCACCTGTGGTACCTGCCATACCTGCTTTGCTACACAGTGGCCATTGTCCCTATTGCTCACTTTCTGCGAAGCAGGCAATCACTTTTGAGAAGCTGGATTTCCGCTATCAAATTCTGGCACCTACTACTCCTGCCACTACTGCCACTCACACTGTACGGCCTCTTTCTCTTCCCGCGCTTTGGCGGCATTAACTACGCAGTAGTCGGGGACTGGTACACCCATGCGCAGTACTTTACATTTTTTTTGATCGGGTATTTGCTTGTGAGCTGCCAGGCGCCCTGGCAGCTACTAAGACGCCTGCGTATTTTCCTGGTGGTTGCTACGCCCCTGTTTTTCTGCCTGTTTTTGCTCTTCGATCGGGGGCTAGAAGATGGCTCCTTCCCCGGGCAATCATTTATCAACCTGTTAATTATTTACGCCAATCGCTGGCTCTGGCTGCTGGTAGTTTTGGCTTGGGGACATCACTACCTCAATCGACCTTTTACTTGGTTGCCCTACGCCACAGAAGCAGTTTACCCCTGGTACATCCTGCACCAGACCATCACCGTCGCAGCCGTTTTTTCCCTGAGCAGCCTGCCCCTGGGACCAGTAGCAGAGCCACTGCTGGTACTGGCGATCACCGTAGCAGGATGTCTAGCCATCCATGAACTGTTGATCAGGCGAACGCCCTTACTGCGCTTGCTGTTCGGTCTGAAGCCCCTCAAGGCCCATGACATCAGAAAGACAGGCGCCCTGCCCCAGGAGACCTGA
- a CDS encoding TatD family hydrolase gives MIDSHCHFDFDVFQPDRLQVWRRCMESGISNLIIPGVCKSQWRPLAVLVDSHPGWYAAAGIHPWWVAKETGPSGGFADAAQLGLALAEHLSQNHCIAVGECGLDAAVDTPIEIQKAVFKAQLEVASELKLPLILHVHRAHNELIKLLKQFHLPRGGVVHAFSGSEQLAMDYWKMGFYLGVGGTITYTRAAKTRHTVSQVPLESLVLESDAPDMPLSGRQGQRNSPENLPLIAAELAKLRAVPLQEIADKTRINTEMLFSL, from the coding sequence ATGATCGACAGCCATTGCCACTTTGATTTCGATGTTTTTCAGCCAGACCGCTTGCAGGTTTGGCGGAGATGTATGGAGTCTGGGATTAGTAATCTTATTATTCCTGGAGTTTGTAAATCACAGTGGCGACCTCTTGCAGTTTTAGTCGACAGTCATCCAGGGTGGTATGCCGCTGCGGGTATTCATCCATGGTGGGTGGCAAAAGAAACTGGTCCCAGCGGCGGCTTTGCTGACGCTGCACAATTGGGGCTGGCGCTAGCCGAGCATCTTAGCCAGAACCATTGTATAGCCGTAGGAGAGTGTGGCCTTGATGCCGCTGTTGATACCCCTATTGAGATACAAAAGGCTGTTTTTAAAGCGCAGCTGGAAGTAGCTAGTGAGTTAAAGTTGCCGCTGATTTTACATGTACATCGAGCGCATAATGAGCTGATTAAGTTATTGAAGCAATTCCATCTGCCTCGTGGCGGTGTGGTTCACGCATTTAGTGGTAGTGAACAACTGGCCATGGATTATTGGAAAATGGGTTTTTACCTGGGGGTTGGTGGCACGATTACTTATACGCGTGCGGCAAAAACCCGCCACACCGTGTCACAGGTACCCCTGGAGAGTTTAGTTCTGGAGTCCGATGCACCGGATATGCCGTTGTCAGGTCGGCAGGGTCAACGTAACAGTCCGGAAAACCTGCCATTAATAGCTGCTGAACTTGCCAAACTGCGGGCTGTTCCCCTACAGGAAATTGCTGATAAGACACGAATAAATACTGAGATGTTATTTTCCCTATGA
- a CDS encoding thiol-disulfide oxidoreductase DCC family protein, producing the protein MITATCINLPGGTGDGFASRAALPLAMLPPTPDKIVLFDSLCNLCNGWSRLILKYDREQHFTLCRAQSAAGQYLLRQLGMPLYNYETMILLERENSSFRQYHKSDAALRITASLKGYWRFLALLRYIPRPIRDLVYDLVARNRYRWFGRRNHCLLPNTADEHRFLEEVSEENPNEPV; encoded by the coding sequence TTGATCACGGCCACGTGCATTAATCTGCCGGGCGGTACCGGAGACGGTTTTGCCTCCCGGGCCGCCCTTCCCCTAGCCATGCTACCTCCTACCCCTGACAAAATCGTTCTCTTCGACAGCCTTTGCAACCTGTGTAACGGTTGGAGCCGCCTGATCTTAAAGTATGATCGGGAACAGCATTTCACCCTGTGCCGGGCGCAGTCGGCTGCGGGGCAATACCTCCTCAGGCAATTGGGAATGCCGCTGTATAACTACGAGACCATGATTTTATTGGAGCGTGAGAACAGTTCCTTTCGCCAATATCATAAAAGCGATGCCGCACTGCGAATCACAGCCTCTCTCAAAGGCTACTGGCGCTTCCTGGCCCTTTTACGCTACATTCCGCGCCCCATACGCGACTTGGTGTACGACCTGGTTGCACGCAATCGCTATCGCTGGTTCGGCCGACGCAATCACTGTCTGCTGCCGAATACCGCAGATGAACATCGCTTTCTGGAAGAAGTATCGGAAGAAAATCCCAATGAGCCTGTCTGA
- the tcdA gene encoding tRNA cyclic N6-threonylcarbamoyladenosine(37) synthase TcdA, with amino-acid sequence MSLSEQYLQRFGGIARLYGRQSLKILSDAHMVVIGIGGVGSWTAEALARSGVGTLTLIDLDDVCITNTNRQSHALATTIGTMKIEVMGERLKQINPELQINTIEDFIAADNLAELIDPDKAPIDIVIDAIDNARVKAALVAYCKARKLRLITVGSAGGKCSPQAIECTDLGRTINDPMLAKVRQHLYRFHNFQKSRKRLFGIDAIYSREAMVYPKPDGEVCQQKSAMQDGVKLDCSGGFGAATMVTGSFGFTAANRAIERLLQSQS; translated from the coding sequence ATGAGCCTGTCTGAACAATACCTGCAACGCTTCGGCGGTATCGCCCGTCTTTATGGCCGCCAATCTCTGAAAATATTGAGTGACGCACACATGGTAGTGATCGGCATCGGCGGCGTGGGTAGCTGGACAGCTGAGGCCCTGGCCCGCAGTGGGGTCGGCACCCTTACCCTGATCGACCTGGATGATGTATGCATTACCAATACCAATCGCCAGAGCCATGCACTGGCAACCACCATTGGCACCATGAAGATCGAGGTGATGGGTGAGCGCCTGAAGCAGATTAACCCCGAATTACAAATCAACACTATTGAAGACTTTATCGCTGCTGACAACCTGGCCGAGCTAATCGACCCTGATAAAGCCCCTATTGATATTGTTATCGATGCTATCGACAACGCACGGGTCAAGGCAGCCTTAGTAGCCTACTGCAAAGCGCGCAAATTGCGCCTGATCACAGTCGGTTCCGCCGGGGGCAAGTGCTCTCCCCAAGCCATTGAATGTACAGATCTCGGGCGCACCATCAACGACCCCATGTTGGCCAAGGTACGGCAGCACCTCTACCGTTTCCACAACTTCCAGAAAAGCCGCAAGCGCCTGTTTGGTATTGATGCTATCTACTCCCGCGAAGCAATGGTTTATCCAAAACCCGACGGGGAAGTATGCCAACAGAAAAGCGCCATGCAGGATGGGGTAAAACTGGATTGCAGCGGCGGCTTCGGAGCTGCCACTATGGTGACAGGCTCTTTTGGTTTCACCGCCGCAAACCGAGCCATCGAGCGACTCCTTCAGTCCCAAAGCTAA
- a CDS encoding YcjF family protein has protein sequence MQSDNKETQRRTTRIESLDEPEREVPHRDTTRVEALSEEQGDIPRSITTGESLPDRIAFSELRLPVFRLKWLKPALLSALALSFGVLAWELRQFYSWAADKHWGLGVLAAVVIAVFAATIVSSVWEFFRAGRPLRKLERTQAMAAAMRDCRSHEEADPFRKRLQEHFANKPQGVLLNRVLDEAPDYFDSSELLQHLEVTFLDALDQEALRRVVRHSTTTGALVGLSPFASIDILVALRQSLRMIDDVAQIYGVRPSLVVRWRLFKKVLALVAYSGASEYAISEMWPELVGDSMLSTVSARLGQGVGASLFVARIGLATMQSCRPIPFTEKRRPRLGSVMARIGLGLRERMPQVFSAVGFGGKEAKPARKEDAGFSRSSKS, from the coding sequence ATGCAAAGTGACAATAAAGAAACACAGCGGCGAACCACACGTATTGAGTCACTAGACGAGCCAGAAAGGGAAGTGCCGCACAGGGATACGACAAGAGTTGAGGCTCTGAGTGAGGAGCAGGGTGACATTCCCAGGTCGATCACCACAGGGGAGTCCCTGCCGGATCGCATCGCTTTTTCTGAGTTGCGGCTGCCGGTTTTTCGCCTCAAGTGGTTGAAGCCGGCGTTACTTTCGGCGCTGGCGCTGTCTTTTGGAGTGTTGGCTTGGGAATTGCGCCAATTTTACTCCTGGGCGGCAGATAAACACTGGGGACTTGGTGTCTTGGCGGCTGTGGTAATAGCGGTATTCGCAGCTACTATTGTCAGCTCAGTGTGGGAATTTTTTCGCGCCGGGCGTCCGCTGCGAAAGCTCGAGAGAACCCAGGCGATGGCTGCTGCGATGCGAGATTGCCGCAGTCATGAGGAAGCTGATCCATTTCGAAAGCGGTTGCAAGAGCATTTTGCCAATAAGCCACAGGGAGTGTTGCTCAATCGTGTACTAGATGAGGCTCCAGACTACTTTGATAGCAGCGAATTGCTGCAGCACCTTGAGGTTACCTTTCTCGATGCTCTCGACCAGGAAGCATTGCGTCGAGTTGTCCGCCACTCTACAACCACTGGTGCACTAGTGGGGCTGAGTCCATTTGCCAGTATTGATATTCTGGTCGCCTTGCGTCAGTCATTGCGCATGATTGACGATGTGGCACAAATATACGGAGTACGTCCCTCCCTTGTAGTCCGCTGGCGTCTATTCAAAAAGGTTCTTGCTCTGGTGGCTTACAGTGGGGCTAGTGAATATGCAATTAGTGAAATGTGGCCTGAGCTGGTAGGGGACAGTATGCTCAGTACTGTTTCCGCGCGCCTGGGGCAGGGGGTAGGAGCCAGCCTGTTTGTTGCACGTATCGGCCTGGCGACAATGCAAAGTTGCAGGCCCATCCCATTTACTGAGAAGCGCCGCCCGCGATTGGGATCGGTGATGGCTCGTATCGGGCTCGGTCTGAGGGAGAGAATGCCACAGGTTTTCTCCGCTGTGGGATTCGGCGGTAAAGAAGCGAAACCGGCGCGTAAAGAGGATGCTGGATTTTCTCGCTCCAGTAAGAGTTAA
- a CDS encoding LytTR family DNA-binding domain-containing protein, giving the protein MDSVFSCAVVGSVYGGVPGAPQKGSGFQLWEFLVWEGTSVLAVVMLFPLILTWDRQFPLSRGKLGRNLAIHLLLTLPWSLLHVVGMVAMRTTIYWLEGGSYDFGDWPVEFFYEYLKDFRTYGSLLSAVYLYRFLLLRMQGEACMLERPDEGEPVEPIERPERLLVKKLGKEFLVNVKDIEWVEAAGNYVNLHLGGRVYPLRETMTKLLDRLDPESFVRVHRSYIVRLDSVAEIEPLESGDARIHLVSGQQVPVSRRHRDQLRAQLAPA; this is encoded by the coding sequence TTGGATTCTGTTTTTTCTTGCGCTGTGGTTGGTTCAGTCTACGGTGGTGTACCTGGAGCACCACAAAAGGGGTCGGGCTTTCAGCTCTGGGAGTTTCTTGTATGGGAAGGTACCAGCGTGCTGGCTGTGGTGATGCTGTTCCCTTTGATACTGACCTGGGATCGTCAGTTTCCCTTAAGCAGGGGGAAACTTGGGCGCAATCTTGCCATACACCTACTGCTTACCCTGCCATGGTCGCTATTACATGTTGTTGGGATGGTGGCAATGCGTACAACGATCTACTGGTTGGAGGGTGGCTCTTACGACTTTGGTGATTGGCCGGTCGAATTTTTCTATGAGTATCTCAAAGATTTCCGCACTTACGGCTCCCTCTTAAGCGCAGTTTATCTGTATCGTTTCTTGCTACTCCGCATGCAGGGAGAGGCATGTATGTTGGAACGTCCGGATGAGGGGGAGCCGGTGGAGCCAATTGAGCGTCCAGAGCGGCTTCTAGTGAAGAAACTGGGTAAAGAGTTTTTGGTTAACGTGAAGGATATCGAGTGGGTCGAAGCTGCTGGCAACTATGTGAACCTGCATCTGGGAGGCAGGGTCTACCCCTTGCGGGAGACCATGACAAAGTTGCTGGACCGCCTGGACCCAGAATCCTTTGTACGTGTGCACCGCTCCTATATTGTACGGCTGGATTCAGTTGCGGAGATTGAGCCTCTGGAGAGTGGCGATGCGCGTATTCACCTGGTCAGTGGACAGCAAGTGCCTGTGAGTCGGCGCCACCGGGATCAGCTCAGAGCCCAATTGGCGCCGGCTTAG
- a CDS encoding peptidylprolyl isomerase — protein sequence MKIANHTVVEIHYTLKDADGTVIDSSANGEPLKFLQGVGNIIPGLEREMLEKTTGDKFTAVIAPEDGYGPQNPELIQTMPRSAFGGVEDLKVGMAFRAESTEGHPIEVEIIDIDGDEVTINGNHPLAGVELHFDIEVVSVREASAEEIDHGHVH from the coding sequence ATGAAGATTGCCAACCACACAGTTGTGGAGATTCACTACACCCTGAAAGATGCAGACGGCACAGTCATCGATTCATCCGCCAATGGCGAGCCGCTCAAGTTCCTGCAGGGGGTGGGCAATATCATTCCCGGCCTTGAACGGGAAATGCTGGAAAAAACTACCGGTGACAAGTTCACCGCAGTGATCGCCCCGGAAGACGGATACGGCCCTCAGAACCCTGAGCTGATCCAAACTATGCCACGCAGTGCTTTTGGTGGTGTTGAAGACCTTAAAGTAGGTATGGCATTTCGCGCCGAAAGCACTGAAGGCCATCCAATAGAGGTGGAAATCATTGATATCGACGGCGATGAGGTAACCATCAACGGCAATCACCCCCTGGCCGGCGTTGAGTTGCACTTCGATATCGAAGTTGTTTCCGTGCGCGAAGCCTCCGCAGAAGAGATTGATCACGGCCACGTGCATTAA
- a CDS encoding SufE family protein translates to MTVRASVAAYNTDNDIRAFLQALEDYCEFQRLATSAHECESESWTCDDFSTLSLERLATQSDWQGRYREILLWSKLVSQKPEIRSPENLVRGCESEAWLVHRKIDGRHFFGLDSDSRVVKGLGALLLSQIDGCTTEKIHQLDLPQLFRELGLSKHLSQSRSNGFYALMRRALHQVEGSKAES, encoded by the coding sequence GTGACAGTACGTGCCTCCGTAGCAGCGTACAACACCGATAACGACATTCGGGCTTTTTTACAGGCGCTCGAGGATTATTGCGAGTTCCAGCGGTTGGCAACTTCGGCTCATGAATGTGAAAGTGAGAGCTGGACTTGCGATGACTTTTCCACATTGTCACTGGAGCGTCTGGCGACTCAGAGTGACTGGCAGGGGCGCTACCGCGAGATATTGCTTTGGAGCAAGTTGGTAAGTCAAAAACCGGAGATTCGCAGCCCGGAAAACCTTGTGCGCGGATGCGAATCGGAGGCCTGGTTGGTGCATAGGAAAATTGATGGGCGTCACTTCTTCGGGCTCGATAGTGATAGCCGTGTAGTGAAAGGGCTCGGTGCGCTGCTGTTGTCGCAAATTGATGGGTGCACAACAGAGAAAATACATCAGCTCGATTTGCCCCAGCTCTTCAGGGAGCTGGGGTTGAGTAAGCATCTTAGTCAATCCCGAAGTAATGGCTTCTATGCCCTGATGCGTCGGGCCCTGCATCAGGTAGAGGGGTCTAAAGCTGAGTCGTGA
- a CDS encoding GIN domain-containing protein produces the protein MATLKKAFLAPILALLAVCSVYSASVQAEKMESKTFDVNGFTRVSLKGSSHVEVIQADHFAVNATGPAEAMPYVKVVVKGDTLELSVEDNTQRWFGVVTITRDQEMHFKVHMPKVEGLLVTGSGDANAASIESESLDLGISGSGTIYVKKAAAESLSAYVTGSGDLLVDKALAVNGEVTITGSGDLHFRSITGESLSAAIKGSGDMTVGGRVANVDINIMGSGDFAGRSLRADSATGSVMGSGDIVLKRPQRDSFSVMGSGDVALVD, from the coding sequence ATGGCAACTTTGAAAAAAGCTTTTTTGGCCCCGATACTCGCCCTGTTGGCTGTTTGCTCGGTCTACAGCGCCTCTGTTCAGGCTGAGAAAATGGAAAGCAAGACTTTCGATGTCAATGGATTTACCCGGGTGTCCCTCAAAGGCAGCTCTCATGTCGAGGTTATCCAGGCGGACCACTTTGCCGTGAATGCAACTGGTCCAGCCGAGGCTATGCCCTATGTCAAGGTGGTAGTAAAAGGCGATACTCTCGAGCTGTCTGTGGAAGACAATACCCAGCGCTGGTTTGGTGTGGTCACTATTACTCGTGACCAGGAGATGCATTTCAAGGTGCATATGCCCAAGGTTGAGGGGCTTCTGGTCACAGGCTCAGGCGACGCCAATGCTGCGAGTATTGAAAGTGAAAGCCTCGATCTTGGGATTAGTGGGTCCGGAACGATTTATGTGAAAAAGGCGGCTGCTGAGTCCTTGAGTGCGTATGTGACGGGCTCTGGCGATCTGTTGGTCGATAAGGCTCTGGCAGTTAATGGTGAAGTCACAATCACAGGCTCCGGTGATTTGCATTTTCGCAGTATTACTGGCGAGAGCCTCTCTGCCGCAATTAAAGGTTCGGGAGATATGACAGTTGGTGGCCGAGTCGCAAATGTCGACATCAACATTATGGGCTCTGGTGACTTTGCCGGACGCAGCCTGCGTGCAGATAGCGCCACTGGTTCGGTAATGGGATCTGGAGATATTGTCCTGAAGCGTCCACAGCGGGATTCTTTCTCGGTTATGGGCTCTGGAGATGTTGCCCTGGTGGATTGA